GGGCTAGCCTCAATCTTGACGTGTATGACCACCACTGGGCAGGAGCTCAGGGCCCTGAGGCAGCACCACCAGCCAGGCAACCACAGGGGCCATTCAGGGGAGAGGTACGTGTCCCCAGCAGGACCAATTCCTTTAACAACCATCAAAAAGTGAACGTAAGGCAAGCAACACCCCCTGCAGCTAACGTAGCTGGCATGCAAGAGGCTAGTATGGGTCCACCCAACACCATAACTGCAGTGACCTCTCCACCAATCCAGCAGCCTGTTAAGAGCATGAGAGTCATGAGGCCAGAGCCCAAGACTGCAGTTGGACCATGCCATCCAGGATGGTTAGCCGCACAGGCCCAGGACACTCCGGAGACTCATGGGTACTTGCCTGATGAAACCTTTACTTTGGAGTCTTCACAGGAGCCCAGATGTCCACCGCCACCTTACCCTAAACCGTTGCTTATGTCTGGAGCCACAGCTGGACCAGAAAGTGCTCCCATGGAGACTGGAGCTGTTCCAGATCGCAGTGCCTCAGGCAGGCCTGTCCCGAGTTCCACAGCAGGAAAGCAAGAAGTACGTGCCACCAAAGATAAACCTAAGCCAGGAAAAGGAGAGAAGACTGTAAAAGACAAGAAGCAGATCCAGACTTCACCAGTACCTGTGCGAAAAAATGCGCGGGACGAGGAGAAACGGGAGTCACGCATCAAGAGCTATTCTCCCTTTGCTTTCAAATTTTACATGGAGCAGCATGTAGAAAACGTCCTGAAGATCTACCAGCAGAAGCTTACTCGCAGACTGCAGCTAGAACAAGAGATGTCTAAGGTAGGAGATTTATCATaccatattaaataaattgtctTACAATGAAGCCCAAGAATAGGTAGAATAGCAAAACATGTTATCCATGTAAAGataacatgactttaaaatgagAATTAcattgaaaatgttttaaatattattatttttaataataataactcacttgataaattattattattaagtgcttTATGGCACAGCCATAAATCATGCTTGTCCACTAGCAGTGTTAAAGCAATGCTGTTGGCtggtcgggtgtctacacagatatgattggctgtggCTGAGGAGGGGTGGGGAATAgttgaacagcctagccattgggagatgcatagtgctggtcccaagcccagataaaataaagagggttgtatcaggaagggcatcaggTGTAAAAAGTTCATGTAGCACAAGTGGATTGGCTACGCCAAAGACCCTCGGGTGTAAATGAGTGAGAATAGATAAGTGATTGAATTGGCAACTCTAAATCGCCCCTAGTGTTATCGGAATATGATCCAGACCCCCCACAAAACTAAGCTGTATATATGTTTTCTCCTCTTAACTAAGCTGTTTTTTCCTCTTCTTTCACTCTTCCACTAGGCTGGCCTGTCAGAACAAGAGCAGGAGCAGATGAGAAAGATGCTGAACCTGAAGGAGTCCAACTACAACCGTCTGCGTCGTGCCAAGATGGACAAATCTATGTTTGTTAAAATTAAAACCCTTGGCATTGGTGCCTTTGGAGAGGTGTGTCTGACCCGTAAGGTGGATACAGGAGCTCTGTATGCCATGAAGACTCTCAGAAAGAAAGACGTTCTGAACCGTAACCAGGTGGCCCATGTTAAAGCAGAACGAGACATCCTAGCAGAGGCGGATAATGAGTGGGTGGTCCGACTGTACTACTCATTTCAGGACCGGGACAGCCTTTACTTCGTTATGGACTACATTCCTGGGGGAGACATGATGAGCCTACTAATTCGTATGGGGGTATTCCCGGAGCCATTAGCCAGGTTTTACGTGGCGGAGCTGACGCTCGCCATTGAGAGCGTGCATAAAATGGGCTTTATTCACAGAGACATCAAACCTGATAACATTCTTATCGACCTGGATGGACACATCAAGCTTACAGATTTTGGCTTGTGCACAGGGTTTCGCTGGACTCACAACTCAAAGTATTATCAGAAAGGTGAGAAGGAGAAATGCACTAGTCATTAGAAATTTTTCGTATACTGGAATACTTTCTTTGATTCGCTTTACTTTCTTTTTCATACACAACTGCTATAGGAAACCATATTCGTCAGGACAGCATGGAGCCGAGTGAACTCTGGGATGATGTGTCTAACTGTCGCTGTGGTGACCGTTTAATAACACTGGAACAGCGGGCGAACCGTCAGCACCAGCGCTGTCTTGCACACTCCCTGGTTGGGACTCCCAACTACATTGCGCCTGAAGTGCTACTAAGAAAAGGTACAGTGAAAATGtacacaaatttacattttcagcatttagcagacgcctttatccaaagcgacttacattatagttacagtatacagtctgagcaattgagggttaatggccttgctcaagggcccaacagcagcaacctggcagtggtggggcttgaaccagcgaccttctggttactagtccagtaccttaaccactaggctacagcttgccaacAGTAAATGAAGTATTTGATCAGTTTGTGATTACAGTCATTGTTTCAGGTTCTGTTTAACcttctgtgttttgtgtttaggATACACCCAGCTGTGTGACTGGTGGAGTGTGGGTGTAATTCTCTTTGAGATGCTGGTTGGCCAGCCCCCATTTCTTGCCCCAACCCCTACAGAGACGCAACTTAAGGTTAGAAAAATcacacattaaataaacaaatatttaaagaGACAAATTACGCGTTGTGATGAATGACTGATAGAACACATGAGGACTATAAACGTAGTCAACTGATTGCACGTAAGCCCACCACTGTTGGGATCTTGAGCACTTTTATCGCTCATCCTGGCAAGTCAGATCAAGTCAAATTCATTTGTATAtcatttttacaatagacattgtctcaaagctacTTCATCCAGTatcgacagaccaaaaaccctgttgagcaagtcggcacatatacagacatgactgactaTGTTTGAGGATAGGCGGGCCAGtgggattcctcattactgctgcaactATGgtttctgctggctggtcgatggtgtATAATGGAGATCTGTTTGTGACTCTTCGTATGTGATGCTGGTCACTGTGTAAAAGTAGCGGTCGGCTACTACACATGTATCGGAGGGGGCATATGGTAGGTGCAGCCCTCTTCAGGGTCTGCAACAGTAGAGGCGATACAAGTTTCATTAGGAGAAAATTTTGAAAGAAAAATTTACTTGTACAATGTAGTGTATATAAAGTCTTTGTTTTGatataatgacatttttaaattgAAGGGTAAGCTCAGTGGTGCATCTGGTAGAAGGAGTGCTTCATGTGTACTAAAAATGCAAGTTTAATCCCCACATCTAGTCACTTGGATCGAATCCAGCAGTGTTGGGCTAGTGGTGTCTACAATATTAAAGACATTATCAGAAACAACGAGACAATCCATGACTGTCCAAACTGCCTTTGCACTCATAGATTGTGCTGCTCTCATTGTCGCCCCCTGCCTGACTTTGATGCAATGGCATCACTGACGTGCTTTACTCCAGTCCTTCATCCTAAATAATTTTGTTAGGACACAGTTCACTTGTCAATGCCGGTTGAGGGGAGTCATGGCTTTGAAAAGATCCATTTCAACAGTAAAAAGCTGGACATACATTCTCAAAAATTTGCTTTGGTTTAGACTCTGACTTGAGATGAATATTTATCAACATATAAAATGTGCTGGCTACATATTGCATTACTTTATGTAtatacagacatcccaagttgcaaaaactcatttcagggaggtacccccggacctcgaccccgaccccccaagccccaaaaaaaagcaaaagaaacctctcgcacacaccagaGGATATggatgataacagaacttttaggagctgctaactgagctactaagctaactgttcgcatcacaaacacattaatgtgtactacatagtgcactagatagtgtaaaagataatagatttatgttccctacatagtgcactagattgtataatagaaaagaatttatgttccttacttagtgtactagataatagacttgtgtttcttacataatgctttaggtagtgtattagttaacggatttaggttccctacatagtgcactaaattgtatatcagataacggatttatgttccctacatagtgcactagatagtattttagatatgaatttattttccctaagtagtgcactagatagtgaattagacaattggtttatgttccctacacagtgcactagattgtatatcagatcacggatttatgttccctacatagtgcactagatagtgtattagataacacattcatgttcactacatagtgcactagaaagtataactagatgatgatttgtgttccttatatagtgcactagatagtgtattacataattaattatgttccctacatagtgcactaaattgtatatcagataatggatttatgttccctacatagtgcactagacagtatattagacaattggtttatgttccctacacagtgcgctagattgtatatcagataacggatttaatacgcaatcggggaaaaaagtctgtgtcgcctgcgtgcgcgtttgtgtcgctcttggccgctcgttctagattgcgggagattttatctgacttgcgggcatcagggagccactatgtatatgcgggagactcacggaacttccgggagacttgggatgtctgtataTAAGGTACTTTGGTGTACCTAGTGTAGTTCATGGATTCTGCCTGCCTTGGTAGTCACTATTAAAGAAAAAACTGTAAACCTTAGCATACATAGTTGCTAAATCTggaaaaattttatttaagtcTCAGAAGTTTTATACTCATTTGACAAATGTTAACActttttaaaacatatatttatttaatttttttttttccattttggcATGATGGGTCTCCATGACAACCATGTATAGAATAAGAATCTGGTCTTGGATACATAAAAATTACTGCCGGGGGCATTTCAAACATTTTTTAATTGCTATGCTTAATTTGCTTATTGTTACCAACCTAATCTTTAGTTCTGGTGCAGCTCTGATGTTGATTTAGCAGCTCTTATTCATCTACTTGACTGCTGATTACTTGAATTCTATAACAGAGCATGAAAGTTACAATATGATCTGTATTCATTCTCAGGTGATAAATTGGGAGAACACACTGCAGGTGCCTCCACAAGTCAAGCTGAGCCCTGAGGCCATCGACATCATAGGACGCCTCTGCTGTTCGGCAGAGGAGCGACTGGGAGGTAATGGTGCTGGTGAGATAAAGGCCCACCCTTTCTTTGCTCAGGTGGACTTCTCTAGCAACCTTCGCACTCAACCTGCTCCATACAGACCCAAGATTGCCCACCCAATGGACACCTCCAACTTTGACCCCGTGGAGGAGGAGGGGGGTCCGGGTGCCTGGAGTGACAGTGGAGACAGCACTCGTGCTTGGGATACCCTTTGCTCTCCCAACAGCAAACATCCTGAACACGCTTTTTACGAATTTACCTTTCGCCGGTTCTTTGATGACCATGGCTGTCCGTTCCGTTATCCTAAGCCTCCTGAGGACATACTAGGGCCTATCAGCAGTAGTAATGCTAGCAGCCTAGGCCCggaagaagaggaggaagaagtagaggaggaagaggaagaaCAGGGAGAGGGGTGTGAGCCTGTATATGTGTGATTCATAGAAAATGACTTTACATGCTGTTAGCTTCACCTGTATGGGCTCTATGaaataacacacactacatcagaCAATccaattttttaaattatttttggaTTTATAGCCCTTTTTTCTTCCAATATAGCATTTGCCAGTTCCCTGCCTCTGACTTATTTTTTGCCATTGCACGGCAGCTACCAAGGATTGGATTGTTAGGGCTGATGTGACACAAGTGAAACCAGGCACTGCCTCATTTCTCTTTTCGTGCAGCTTAATAAACATCATTAAGCAGAACAGTTCGCTTTGCGATTGACACAAACTGCCCCTTAAACACCCCTGAGCACACA
The Trichomycterus rosablanca isolate fTriRos1 chromosome 12, fTriRos1.hap1, whole genome shotgun sequence genome window above contains:
- the lats2 gene encoding serine/threonine-protein kinase LATS2, which codes for MRPKTFPAAPYVGNTRQRLQEIKEGLKQPAKLVSQALHGSSSRGEGGRGGDCKGKDQAGRQQQLRPPQKFNNYQNALREIRKSLMPFANESGPPSSSSHAGGDVNRQMLQELVNAGCDQEMAIRALKQTGSRNIEAALEYISKMGYLDPRNEQIVRVIKQTSLGQGGMPSSMDHRTAMENSSDGAMSAYHQMGPPLYNPEGEMAHPYMSAPPVISYMMPPSGSAQGPAMGNPMVRPPSMGAYPPNMAAQNPQGNTMYPSGPAQQKGYAGSMEQAMMGYSVPGPPMQLQSQPPSPHYEYRPHIMEPSNYSIKRSASFQNKMPPLAPDNYVNMQAKGSIGQNSGGYPANIYLPPHSHPRQASPTSHQVHIISRSPGGAAAAMGGEFSDIPQGLLTPSRASLNLDVYDHHWAGAQGPEAAPPARQPQGPFRGEVRVPSRTNSFNNHQKVNVRQATPPAANVAGMQEASMGPPNTITAVTSPPIQQPVKSMRVMRPEPKTAVGPCHPGWLAAQAQDTPETHGYLPDETFTLESSQEPRCPPPPYPKPLLMSGATAGPESAPMETGAVPDRSASGRPVPSSTAGKQEVRATKDKPKPGKGEKTVKDKKQIQTSPVPVRKNARDEEKRESRIKSYSPFAFKFYMEQHVENVLKIYQQKLTRRLQLEQEMSKAGLSEQEQEQMRKMLNLKESNYNRLRRAKMDKSMFVKIKTLGIGAFGEVCLTRKVDTGALYAMKTLRKKDVLNRNQVAHVKAERDILAEADNEWVVRLYYSFQDRDSLYFVMDYIPGGDMMSLLIRMGVFPEPLARFYVAELTLAIESVHKMGFIHRDIKPDNILIDLDGHIKLTDFGLCTGFRWTHNSKYYQKGNHIRQDSMEPSELWDDVSNCRCGDRLITLEQRANRQHQRCLAHSLVGTPNYIAPEVLLRKGYTQLCDWWSVGVILFEMLVGQPPFLAPTPTETQLKVINWENTLQVPPQVKLSPEAIDIIGRLCCSAEERLGGNGAGEIKAHPFFAQVDFSSNLRTQPAPYRPKIAHPMDTSNFDPVEEEGGPGAWSDSGDSTRAWDTLCSPNSKHPEHAFYEFTFRRFFDDHGCPFRYPKPPEDILGPISSSNASSLGPEEEEEEVEEEEEEQGEGCEPVYV